The sequence below is a genomic window from Candidatus Methylomirabilota bacterium.
TTTGCCCTCATGCCGAAGCAGACAGACCCGATGCGCGTGCTGCAGGCCTCGACCGCCATCCTGGGCATGCACGACCCCGATGCCACGGACAATTCGCGCGAGGCCAACCTCCACAAGTCCATCCGGCTCACGAGCCAGTTCGCCACGGCCATCTGCGCTCATCACCGCATCCGCAACGGGCAAGAGCCGCTGGCGCCCATCAGGGACCTTTCCCTCGCCGCCAACTTCCTCTACATGCTGAGCGGCAAGAAGCCGAGCGAGGTCACCACCAAGGCCTTCGACGCGAGCCTGGTGCTCTATGCCGAGCACGAGCTCAACGCCTCGACCTTCACCACGCGGGTGATCGCGGCCACGCTGTCCGACATGCATTCCGCGGTGGCGGGCGGAGTAGGTGCCCTCAAGGGCACGCTTCACGGGGGCGCCGGCGAGGCGGTCATGCGCACGCTCATGGAGATCGGGAGCCTCGACAAGGTCGACTCGTTCGTGGACAAGGCGTTCGTCGAGAAGCGCCGCTTCATGGGCATGGGCCACCGCGTCTACACGGCGGGCGACCCGCGCGCGGCCATCTTGAAGGGCATGGCCGAGGCGGCCTGCCGGGAGACGGGCCAGGCGCTCTGGTACGATCTGGCCGTGAAGCTCCACACCAAGGTCAGCGCGACCAAGAAACTCATCCCCAACGTGGACTTCTACTCGGCGCCGCTCTTCTACTCGATCGGCATTCCCGTCGATCTCTTCACGCCCGTGATCGCCGCCTCGCGCGTCGCGGGCTGGACTGCCAATCTCCTCGAGCAGTACGCCGACAACCGGCTGATCCGCCCGCGCGCCGACTACAAAGGCCCGAAGCGCAAGCCCTTCGTCCCCTTGGACAAACGATGAACCGACCAGCTAAGAATCCCTCTCCCCCATTGGGGGAGAGGGGGTAGGGTGAGGGGGTAGAGCCCGCCCATGCCAGGCCAAAGCGTCACTCGCAAGCTGATCGACGCGCACCTCGTCTCCGGCAAGGCCGTGGCCGGAGAGGAGATCGGCCTGCGCGTGGATCAGTGCCTCCTCACCGACACCAACGGCAACATGGCCTGGCTCCAGTTCGAGACCATGGGCTTCCCCCGGGTCAAGCCCTCACGCGTCGTCACTTATATCGATCACAACGTCTACCAGACCGACTCGCGCAACACGGATGACCACCGCTATCTCCAGACGGCGGCCGCGCGCTACGGCTCCTGGTTCTCCAAGCCGGGCAATGGCATCTGCCACCAGGTCCACTTCGAGTCCTTCAGCGTGCCGGGCCAGTTCGTTCTCGGGACGGACAGCCATACGCCGCTCTGCGGATCCACGGGCATGCTGGCCATCGGCTCGGGCGGGCTCGACGTGGCCGTGGCCATGGGCGGCGGCGCCTATCACCTGCCCATGCCTCGCGTCGTGCGCGTCACTCTCACGGGCGAGCTCAAGCCCTGGGTGCATGCCAAGGACGTGATCCTCGAGCTGCTGCGGCGCTACAGCGTGCGCGGGGGCAGCGGGAAGATCTTCGAGTACGCGGGCCCGGGCGCCGCCTCGCTCTCCCTGCCCCAGCGCGCGACCATCTGCAACATGGGCGCCGAGCTGACGCTGACCACGAGTGTCTTCCCCTCGGACGAGGCGACGCGCCGCTACTTCGCGCTCCTCGGTCGGGAAGGAAGCTGGCAGCCGCTCGCCGCGGACGCCGATGCCGAGTACGACGAGGAGATCGAGCTCGACCTCGGCTCGCTCGAGCCCCTGGTGGCCCTGCCCTCTTCGCCCGACAAAGTGGTGCCGGCTCGCGAGGTCGCCGGCACCGCCATCGACCAGGTCATGGTCGGCTCCTGCACCAATTCCTCGTGGGAGGACATGTGGGCCGTGGGCCAGACCCTCAAGGGTCGGCAGATCGCGCCGAGCATTCACTTCGTGGTCTTTCCCGGCTCGGGCCGCATCCTCGAGATCATGTCTCGCGAGGGACTCTTGACCGATCTTCTCGTGGCCGGCGCCACCGTCTCGGAGCCGACCTGCGGATCGTGCGCGGGGATCGGCCACGTCCCCGCGGCGGGCAGCAAGAGCCTGCGCGCGTTCAACCGCAATTTTTCCGGACGGAGCGGGGTCAAGGACGATCAGATCTATCTCTGCTCGCCCCTCACCGCGGCCGCCTCCGCGCTCACGGGAGTCATCACCGATCCGCGCGACATGGGGGCGGCGCCGCCCCGCCACTATCCCGCCTCGCTGGTGGCCAGCACGGCCGGCTTCATCCCGCCCTTGCCCGAGACGGAGGCCGGCTCGGTGCGGGTGCTCAAGGGACCTAATATCAAGGAAGTGCCGCGGGGCCGGCCCCTCGAAGACTCGCTGGCGCTCCCCGTGCTGATCAAGCTCGGCGACAAGGTCTCGACGGACGACATCTCGCCCTCGGGCACCGCCGTCCTCGTCTTCCGCTCCAATGTGCCCGCCATCGCCGAGTTCACGTTCAGGAACGCGGACGCTGACTTCGTCGCGCGAGCCAAGGCCGCCGGCGCCGGCATCCTCGTGGGCGGCGAGATCTACGGCCAGGGCTCCTCGCGCGAGGCCGCCGTGCTCGGGCCTTTGCACCTGGGCGTGCGCGCAGTCCTCGTCAAGAGCTTCGCCCGGATCCACCGCGCCAACCTGATCAACTGGGGACTGGCCCCTCTCGAGTTCGACGACCCGGCCACGTACGATACGATAGAGCGCGGGGACGTCCTGAGACTCGACGGCATTCGATCCGCGCTTCAGGCGGGGAGGAAGATCCGCGTGATCAACGAGCGGACGGGAGCGGCCTTCGAGGTCCGCTGCGTGCTGACCCCACGCGAGCGCGACATCCTCCTCGCCGGCGGCCTCCTGTGCCAAACCGCGGCGCAGTCCTCTAAGAATCCCTCTCCCCCATCGGGGGAGAGGGCCGCAGTTCGAGCCGAGACGCTCGCCTCGAGCGACGAGGCGAGGGCTGAGTAAATAGGGGGGCGGTTCACATGACTCAAGCGCGCGTCAGGGCGGTCTACATGCGCGGTGGCACGAGCCGCTGCCTGGTATTCCATGAAAGTGACCTCCCCGCAGCGGGCCCCGAGCGCGACTACATCCTCCTCGCCGCCCTCGGCAGCCCCGATCCCTACGGCCGCCAGCTCGACGGCCTCGGCGGCGGCATCTCCTCCCTGTCCAAGGCCTGCATCATTGGCCCCGCCGCCCATCACGGCGCCGACGTGGACTATACCTTCGCGCAAGTGGAGATCGGCAAGCCCCACGTGGACTACACGGGCAATTGCGGCAACTGCTCCTCGGCGGTGGGACCCTTCGCCATCGAGGAGCGCCTCATCGAGCCCGTGGATGGCCAGACCCTCGTCCGCATCCACAACACGAATACGAAGAAGCTCATCGTGGCGCGCGTACCCGTCGTCGCCGGCCAGCCCGCCGTCCACGGCGACTTCGAGCTACCCGGCGTGGCCGGCACGGGCGCGCGCATCGCGCTCGATTTCCTCGAGCCAGGCGGCGCGGGTACCGGCCGGCTGCTCCCGACGGGCAAGCCGCGTGACATCGTGGAGGGCGTCGAGGCATCGCTCGTGGACGCCTCCATTCCCATGGTCTTCGTCCGCGCCCGTGACCTCGGGCTCACGGGCACCGAGATGCCCCAGGCCGTGGACGCAGACAAGGCACTCGCCTCGCGGCTCGAGAAGATCCGCGTCGCCGCGTCCCACCTCATGGGCATTCCCGGCAGCGCCGCGACACCCAAGATCGCCATGGTGACGGCACCCGCCGAATACACGGCCCTCGACGGCACGCGCGTCGGGAAGGACGCCACGGACGTGGTCGGGCGGGCCATCTCCATGGCCAACTGCCATCGCGCCTTCCCCTTGACCTCGTCCATGTGCCTCGCCGTGGCCTCACGTATCGAGGGCACGCTGGTGCACGAGTGTTCGACGGCCAAGCCGGGCGCCGATGTCCGCCTCGGCCATCCCTCGGGCGTCCTACCCCTCGACGCCGCCGTCGCCAAGCACGGGGGCGAGTACGTCGCCGAGCGCGTCACCGTCTACCGCACCGCGCGCCGTCTGATGGAAGGCTGGGTCCGCATCCCCTGATGTGCCGGCGCGCCTTCCCCGGCCTCGCGGCCGTGGTTGTCATCGCCCTCGTCGTCGCGTGCGCCCCCCGCCAAGCGTCGGGGCAATCGCGCGAATCCATGCCCCGCGTCGGCATGCTCACGCCCGCCCCGTCGGCGACAGCGAAACCCGCGTGGGATGCGTTCCGCGAGGCGATGAAAGAGCTCGGCTATGTCGAGGGGAAGAGCGTCGTCTACGAGTACCGGTCGGCGGAAGGACAGCTCGAGCGACTTCCCCAGCTGGTGGCCGAGCTGACAGGGCTTCCCGTGAAGGTCATGGTGGTCGCGAATACTCCAGGCAACCTCGCGGCGAAGAAGGCGACAACGACCATCCCCATCGTCATGGTGGCGGTCGGAGATCCCGTGCGGGTGGGGCTCGTCTCCAACCTGGGGAGGCCGGGCGGGAACATCACGGGGTTCACCAATCTCAGCGGCCAGATCGCCGCCAAGCGGCTCCAGCTCCTCAAGGAGGTCATCCCCACCGCCACCCGCATCGGGC
It includes:
- a CDS encoding citrate/2-methylcitrate synthase, with product VAAETELCDLDGANGRLAYRGYDIDDLARKASFEEVAYLLWMGDLPKRAQLDRFLGELAAARPIPGDLIKAFALMPKQTDPMRVLQASTAILGMHDPDATDNSREANLHKSIRLTSQFATAICAHHRIRNGQEPLAPIRDLSLAANFLYMLSGKKPSEVTTKAFDASLVLYAEHELNASTFTTRVIAATLSDMHSAVAGGVGALKGTLHGGAGEAVMRTLMEIGSLDKVDSFVDKAFVEKRRFMGMGHRVYTAGDPRAAILKGMAEAACRETGQALWYDLAVKLHTKVSATKKLIPNVDFYSAPLFYSIGIPVDLFTPVIAASRVAGWTANLLEQYADNRLIRPRADYKGPKRKPFVPLDKR
- a CDS encoding aconitate hydratase, which encodes MPGQSVTRKLIDAHLVSGKAVAGEEIGLRVDQCLLTDTNGNMAWLQFETMGFPRVKPSRVVTYIDHNVYQTDSRNTDDHRYLQTAAARYGSWFSKPGNGICHQVHFESFSVPGQFVLGTDSHTPLCGSTGMLAIGSGGLDVAVAMGGGAYHLPMPRVVRVTLTGELKPWVHAKDVILELLRRYSVRGGSGKIFEYAGPGAASLSLPQRATICNMGAELTLTTSVFPSDEATRRYFALLGREGSWQPLAADADAEYDEEIELDLGSLEPLVALPSSPDKVVPAREVAGTAIDQVMVGSCTNSSWEDMWAVGQTLKGRQIAPSIHFVVFPGSGRILEIMSREGLLTDLLVAGATVSEPTCGSCAGIGHVPAAGSKSLRAFNRNFSGRSGVKDDQIYLCSPLTAAASALTGVITDPRDMGAAPPRHYPASLVASTAGFIPPLPETEAGSVRVLKGPNIKEVPRGRPLEDSLALPVLIKLGDKVSTDDISPSGTAVLVFRSNVPAIAEFTFRNADADFVARAKAAGAGILVGGEIYGQGSSREAAVLGPLHLGVRAVLVKSFARIHRANLINWGLAPLEFDDPATYDTIERGDVLRLDGIRSALQAGRKIRVINERTGAAFEVRCVLTPRERDILLAGGLLCQTAAQSSKNPSPPSGERAAVRAETLASSDEARAE
- a CDS encoding PrpF domain-containing protein → MTQARVRAVYMRGGTSRCLVFHESDLPAAGPERDYILLAALGSPDPYGRQLDGLGGGISSLSKACIIGPAAHHGADVDYTFAQVEIGKPHVDYTGNCGNCSSAVGPFAIEERLIEPVDGQTLVRIHNTNTKKLIVARVPVVAGQPAVHGDFELPGVAGTGARIALDFLEPGGAGTGRLLPTGKPRDIVEGVEASLVDASIPMVFVRARDLGLTGTEMPQAVDADKALASRLEKIRVAASHLMGIPGSAATPKIAMVTAPAEYTALDGTRVGKDATDVVGRAISMANCHRAFPLTSSMCLAVASRIEGTLVHECSTAKPGADVRLGHPSGVLPLDAAVAKHGGEYVAERVTVYRTARRLMEGWVRIP
- a CDS encoding ABC transporter substrate-binding protein, whose protein sequence is MCRRAFPGLAAVVVIALVVACAPRQASGQSRESMPRVGMLTPAPSATAKPAWDAFREAMKELGYVEGKSVVYEYRSAEGQLERLPQLVAELTGLPVKVMVVANTPGNLAAKKATTTIPIVMVAVGDPVRVGLVSNLGRPGGNITGFTNLSGQIAAKRLQLLKEVIPTATRIGLIGNPGDPNTLVQIQDAEAAARELKLQLRLFTIKEAAQLEPAFEAARSWRAQALLRLVDPLQVSLRARTIELAAKARIPMMYGSRADAEAGGLIGYGVDPLESYKRAASYVDRILKGTKPGDLPVQQPTKLELGVNLKTAAALNIKFPQAVLVQADQVFE